A window from Halomicrobium urmianum encodes these proteins:
- a CDS encoding nitrous oxide reductase accessory protein NosL, which translates to MQDSCPSEQHRHGTHDCRNHLTRRTVVAGSAAVIAGSLAGCQGGDGGDVPEPITLTTEHSCDVCGMVIPNHPGPSTEIFYRDQQPSGHDNPARFDSTWEAFQYDFQRDWERQVVYVTDYSSVDYSLTQAEGDLLISTHPEADAFVDAESVTFVVGSEVKGAMGRDLIAFSDEADAESFADEHGGSLATLDEVTEETISSLRQS; encoded by the coding sequence ATGCAAGACTCATGCCCCTCGGAGCAACACCGTCACGGGACGCACGACTGTCGTAACCACCTCACTCGACGTACCGTCGTGGCCGGTTCGGCGGCCGTCATCGCGGGCTCTCTGGCCGGGTGCCAGGGAGGCGACGGCGGAGACGTCCCCGAACCGATCACGCTGACGACCGAGCACTCGTGTGACGTCTGCGGGATGGTCATTCCGAACCATCCGGGACCGTCGACCGAGATCTTCTACCGCGACCAGCAGCCGTCGGGGCACGACAACCCGGCCCGGTTCGACAGCACGTGGGAGGCGTTTCAGTACGACTTCCAGCGCGACTGGGAGCGGCAGGTCGTGTACGTGACAGACTACTCGTCGGTCGACTACTCGCTGACGCAGGCCGAGGGCGACCTGCTTATCTCCACGCACCCGGAGGCGGACGCCTTCGTCGACGCCGAATCGGTCACGTTCGTCGTCGGCTCCGAGGTCAAGGGCGCGATGGGCCGCGACCTCATCGCGTTCTCCGACGAGGCCGACGCGGAGTCGTTCGCCGACGAACACGGCGGGTCGCTGGCGACGCTCGACGAAGTGACCGAGGAGACCATCTCCAGCCTCCGGCAGTCCTGA